The region taAGTGGACAATGCCCGGAACGATATCCGCAGCCGCCCCGCTTGGCCGTTCCCGTTCCGGGCCCAACCAGCTAATGTGCTCCGGGTCGGGTGTCTCCACCCTGCCTGCATGATTGTTTAACTCTACTTCTGACGTTCGGCGGCTGATCATAGGCCACTCGGGGTTCTGGCTCTTTTATGGGAACCGCCTTACTTTCCCCTCTTTCTCCGTAAAGGCGCAGTACGCGGCGAGAAAGAAATGTCCACTGACACGCCCGTATCCCATCCACGCGATGCCCTTGTGTGGATCGACTGTGAGGTATGTCGGATGTGTTGACGCACCTGACTTACGAGCTAACAGTAACTGACCATTTCATCATGATATGCCAGATGACTGGACTGGACCCAGATAATGACCTGATTCTGGAGATTTACTGTCTTATCACGGATGGTCAACTCAACCTGCTTAATGATGAGGGCTGGGGAACGATAGTGCACCAAAGCAAGGCGCGGATGGATGCCATGGACGACTGGTGCACTCGAGTCCGTAGGTTCAGCTGCCACCAGAGGACTTGGAAGCACACATCGGATTTCTAGGGCTAATATCGGTTCGACAACAGATGGTGGCAGTGGCCTTACCGATGCGGTGTTGAGATCAACCGTGACCCCAGAACAGGCTGCTGATGGATTGCTTGCATACATTCAACAGTATGTGCCTGAACGAAATACCGCCCTTCTTGCTGGAAACAGTGTGCATGCAGACCGGGCTTTCCTTCGAAAGGCGCCCTATGACAAAGTTCTCGAGCATTTGCACTATCGGATACTCGACGTTAGCAGCATTAAGGAGGCAGCCCGTCGATGGTGGTAAGTGGTTTGCTCCATTTCATGCCCCCAACTGGGGAAACCTCTGACACTACTTTGCAGTCCCAAGATTGCTTCCAAGGCACCCCGAAAGAAGGGGCTCCACAAAGCCAAAGACGACATACTAGAGAGCATTGAGGAAGCCAAGTACTTCAAAGCAGCCATTTTCCACGGAACTTGGTCGAGTTAAAAGAGCACTCGGTATATGCAGCTACAGGGCACGGCGGGGGATACAAATTAGGTGTATTCAAAAACACACTACTACGCCCAGGTTGCTCTCATGCCGCTCTCTTGGAGAGCTCGTCTATGTCTTGACATTTGGCTCATCTCTACCAACAAATTCCTTGAACTTCAGAAGCTCCGTCGCCATCTTGATCTCGGGTTTGAGGAACTCTTGTGCATCCATGTCATATGTAGCAGGGTCGCTGCTGTGCTGCTCAATGTAAAGACGAATTGTAGCACCCGACGACCCAGTTCCCGACAGACGAACAATGATACGGCTGCCAGACGAGAAGCAAGCATACAGGCCCTGGTTCGAAGATACGGAGCCATCCAGGTCAGTGTACGAGAAGTTTCCGGCCTCGGTAACTGTGCGGTCTGTTTATCGGAGAAACATCGCTGTTAGCATGGGCAAGATAAAGCTGTCAATTGTTGATATAGGCCATCACATACCTCCTACTTTGCTCCCGACGAAGTTGGGGTCCGCCACCAGGTCCTTCAATACGCCGACAACCTTGTTGGCGCCATCCGAGTCGACATCCTCGTAATCGTAACGCGTAAAGAATGTGCGTCCATACTCGGCCCAGAAGTCCTTTTGGATCTGCTTGATGCTGGGCGCGACCCCGGGGTTAG is a window of Podospora pseudopauciseta strain CBS 411.78 chromosome 1, whole genome shotgun sequence DNA encoding:
- the rex2 gene encoding Phosphatidylinositol 3,4,5-trisphosphate-dependent Rac exchanger 2 protein (BUSCO:EOG09264V2U; COG:L; EggNog:ENOG503NYIP) encodes the protein MSDVLTHLTYELTVTDHFIMICQMTGLDPDNDLILEIYCLITDGQLNLLNDEGWGTIVHQSKARMDAMDDWCTRVHGGSGLTDAVLRSTVTPEQAADGLLAYIQQYVPERNTALLAGNSVHADRAFLRKAPYDKVLEHLHYRILDVSSIKEAARRWCPKIASKAPRKKGLHKAKDDILESIEEAKYFKAAIFHGTWSS